TTTATTTGCGTTATTGCCAACTACTTGCGCTTTCAGGTTATTAAATTCTGAGAATAGTTCCTGACGAGTGGAAGCCCGTAGCAGGTAGCGATAAATAAACCAGCCTGTATAACCTAGCCCTACCAGTTCAAAAATTGGCGATAATAAGGGAATGCCGTTAATTGCACCGAGAACAGCAAATGTAACCTTAACGGTAATAAAGGCAACAATAAAGAGTAAAATGACGAGCAGAGGTTGCTGATAATCCGCGAAAAATTGCCCAATGTAGTTAGGAAGTTTGGAGATGACATCCACTACTGGTTGCAGTTGCTGTTGCCATTCTGGCTGACTACTTGCCGGAGCAAGTTCACCTCCCGTTTCAGGGTTAATCTCGCTTTGAGTTTGTTTTTCTTGAGTTTCTGTTGATTGTTCCATGATTAACACTTCCTTCTCTATTAATAACTTTTCCTTAAATTTTACCCTTTACGAGGGTCTTAATTCTGTAGGAATTAAAATGATTTAGCAACTTGAGCAGCTAAAACTATCGTGAACTACCCCAACTAAACTTATGTATTAGTCAGCGTAGTTTACTCCCATTGTCTATCTAAGTAGCGCAAGAGGATGCTCACGCTTTGCCCTGCCCCGTTATAGCAGTCAGGCGCGGGCGGGTAGATGGGGCTTTCAAGGGGGCGAATGCGATTCGCCCCACAGCCCCTCATGAATTGCGCCAAAAAACTCCGTCAGAAGATCGTTACACGAGTTGTAAATTGTGTATAAACGGTTAAACTGGAATTATTAAAGTTCAAAATCCAATGCTTACCCTTTCTTACGAGTATAAGTTAGAACCAAACCAACTCCAAATTAGCATGATCGAGCAGACCCTGGGTGTTTGCCGAACGGTTTGGAATTATGCTTTAAGAGAAAGAAAGGATTGGATCAACTCTCGAAAATGTCCTGTCAACGCTTGTTCAATTGAAAAGGAATATCTGATTCCTGCTGATGAGCCTTATCCAAGTTATTCAAGGCAAGCAAAGGCTCTAACTGAGGCGAAGAAAAATAGCGAACGCCTTAAATCAGTTAATGCCCAAGTGCTTCAACAAGTCTTGAGAACATTAGATCGGGCTTTCTCTAACATGAAATCTAGAGGGTTCGGTTTTCCTAGATTTAAGAACAAGTATCGTTTAAGGTCTTATCTGATTCCTCAGCTCAAGGGAGAGGTATTACAAGGAAATCAAGTTAAATTACCTCAATTAGGTTGGGTTACGTTTAGAAAGTCCAGAGATATCCCAGAAGGATTTAAGGTAAAACAAGCAAGAGTGATCAGAAAAGCCTCTGGTTATTTCGTCATGTTATCCCTTCAACTAGATGTGGATGTTCCTCAACCCTTCCCTCATGGACACCCAAGAGGGTTAGACTTAGGTTTCGATAAATTTGTTGCTACCTCCGATGGTTTAGAAGTGAAACGACCTCGGTTCTTAAAGTCCCTTCAACGCAAGTTAAAATTACTGCAACGAAGGCTTAAGAACAAAAAGAAAGGGTCAAATAACCGCCATAAACTTAACAGAAAGATAGCTAGAGTTCACCAACGCATCTCTGACACTCGTAAAGATTGGCACTTCAAACTTGCTCATCAATTATGCGATGAAGCAGGAATGATCTTTGTCGAAGACATCAATTTCCGTTCGTGGCAACGAGGAATGTTATCCAAATACGCTGCGGATGCTGGCTTTGGTCAGTTTGTAAACATCCTTCAATGGGTTTGTTGGAAACGTGATGTTTACTTTGCCAAAGTTGACAAAGATGGCACCTCTCAAGAATGTAGCCAATGTGGAGCGAATACAGGTAAAAAGACTCTAGATGTGAGAGTTCATCATTGCCCTGAATGCGGTTACATTGCTTCAAGAGATGTGGTGAGTGCCGAAGTGATTAGAAATAGAGGTCTGACCCAAGCGCGGGTTTCCCGCGCATTGGAAAGCAGACCTAAAGGACTCTCCGACCTCGGGCAGGGGTTAGAGAATAAACAAAATGCCTGTGGAGGCAAGGGGCTGTGGGCGGAATTTAGTTCCGCCCTTTATAAGCCCCGTCGATCTGACGGGGATGGAGGCAACTTCGTCTAGTCAAGAGCCTGAGACAGGAAACCTAGTCGCAAGGCTAGGAATCTCCCGTCATAGTGCGTAGAGTTTGACGGGAGAGGATGTCAACATTGATCAAGATTGTCGCTTCTTTACACTGCAACGAGAGAGCAAACAAAGACTATCCTATAGGATTACTTACTTTGTTTGCGAATCAGACTTAAACTTAAACTTGGATATTTAAAGAAAAATTAAACTTTACAACAACCGATCACACATTTTTGCCAGAAGATGCTACCTTCTATGAGGTGAGAATACTGTTGGATTTGGAACTGATAGAGAGGAGAATATCTTGAACTGGGAATCTAAACAAGCACAAACTACCGCACAAGAGCAAGTCCGTGATTACGTTGCTGAACTTCAACTGCACATGACTTTACAAGCTCGTAATTTAGTTCCGAGTCTCACGCAAGCGCGAGATAGTCGTGAGCAACTTTTACAAGAAACGCAAGCCAACGTTGAGAAAATGGCTTCACGCCAAATTTAACAAAATTAATTACAATTAGTTACATGAATTTTAGGGTGGGCATTGCCCCCCTTATTTTTTGATGGTTGAAATCTTTGCATAATGCCTAATATTCCTCTAGAAGTCCTGATTCAATTTGCGGCAGTCATTATTGCTACCTTAGGGATAACTATTATTCTCAAACGTTTCTTACGGAATCAATTATTACCAAAAATTGGGATTCCTTTAGGGACAAGAGAAGCCATTTCAATTATTATTAGCTATAGTGGCGGTGCATTTCTTTTTGTAAGCATCTTACAGGCAATTGGGATTAATCTTGATTCGTTTACCGTTTTAGCTGGTGGCGTTGGTCTTGGCATTGGCTTTGGACTACA
This window of the Euhalothece natronophila Z-M001 genome carries:
- a CDS encoding CAAD domain-containing protein; the protein is MEQSTETQEKQTQSEINPETGGELAPASSQPEWQQQLQPVVDVISKLPNYIGQFFADYQQPLLVILLFIVAFITVKVTFAVLGAINGIPLLSPIFELVGLGYTGWFIYRYLLRASTRQELFSEFNNLKAQVVGNNANKS
- a CDS encoding RNA-guided endonuclease InsQ/TnpB family protein, whose protein sequence is MLTLSYEYKLEPNQLQISMIEQTLGVCRTVWNYALRERKDWINSRKCPVNACSIEKEYLIPADEPYPSYSRQAKALTEAKKNSERLKSVNAQVLQQVLRTLDRAFSNMKSRGFGFPRFKNKYRLRSYLIPQLKGEVLQGNQVKLPQLGWVTFRKSRDIPEGFKVKQARVIRKASGYFVMLSLQLDVDVPQPFPHGHPRGLDLGFDKFVATSDGLEVKRPRFLKSLQRKLKLLQRRLKNKKKGSNNRHKLNRKIARVHQRISDTRKDWHFKLAHQLCDEAGMIFVEDINFRSWQRGMLSKYAADAGFGQFVNILQWVCWKRDVYFAKVDKDGTSQECSQCGANTGKKTLDVRVHHCPECGYIASRDVVSAEVIRNRGLTQARVSRALESRPKGLSDLGQGLENKQNACGGKGLWAEFSSALYKPRRSDGDGGNFV